The Indicator indicator isolate 239-I01 chromosome 32, UM_Iind_1.1, whole genome shotgun sequence genome contains a region encoding:
- the TMEM52 gene encoding transmembrane protein 52, translating to MSDWTGLWYIWLILLILFLLLFCGVTASFIKFCYRKKRFSVETFSRHPCDLSVIGIDSDSTAHSTVTSYSSWQYPVSVPIPSIFVDMDKNTVSPPAYSPYEVELPPSYDEAVQMGKQYNEVAQTSQKLNDGPREVTSGGLDPTQYSPDAISRGPAAYANSENAEDAAQERPYL from the exons ATGTCTGATTGGACAGGTCTGTGGTATATCTG GTTAATCTTGCTGATCTTgttcctgcttctcttctgtgGGGTCACAGCAAGCTTCATCAAATTCTGCTACCGGAAGAAGAGGTTTTCAGTTGAGACCTTCTCGAGGCACCCTTGTGATTTGTCAGTTATTGGCATTGATAGTGACAGCACTGCCCACAGCACAGTCACCT CATACAGCTCGTGGCAGTACCCTGTAAGTGTCCCTATTCCATCCATATTTGTGGATATGGATAAGAACACTGTGTCCCCTCCAGCTTACAGTCCTTATGAAGTGGAGTTGCCACCTTCTTATGATGAAGCTGTCCAAATGGGTAAACAGTACAATGAAGTAGCACAGACAAGCCAGAAACTCAATGACGGCCCCAGAGAGGTGACATCAGGTGGGCTGGATCCCACACAGTATTCCCCTGATGCAATCAGTAGAGGTCCAGCAGCATATGCAAACTCAGAGAATGCAGAAGATGCAGCACAAGAACGACCATATCTCTGA